From Solanum lycopersicum chromosome 4, SLM_r2.1:
GTATCTCTTTTACTTTTAACGTTTTAAAATACTTGTCACCATtactaaaagaaaatcaaaatatttattattatacaagCTTAagacaaattaattattatttcctCAATTTATTCTTCTTAGTAGAATTTGCTTTTAACACTACTAATACCTCAACTATGGCatataaatagaataaatatttaataaataaagattATATCTTAAGAtataaataaggataaaatagcTAAACACTCtttttaattagtatttttttaagaaacgtgtaaataaaaaatatcgcaAGTATTTTGAGACTGATAgagttgtttttatttttgtgagtGGGGGAGAAgaaaaaaggcataatacataaatgtggcTTCAAGTTACATTtttgcccttcaactttggatgtgcacaaataggcacttaaatttatgtaaagttgaacaaatagacacacatgttctacatgtcatttttgtcctacgtggtgtcctacgtgtattttaCCATGTAAgattcatgtgtttatttatttaaaagttggatagttaaagtgcctatttgtgcattatgaaaatcgaagaatttgaagccaagtttagAGTTCAATTTATGTATTACGCCAAGATAAAACAAGGCAAAGTAGAGAATGAGTCGGGAAAACCATGTTAAACAAACTGATTACATATTAAGAAAATGCATCAAATGTAAAAGAATTGTTCTCATTCACTAAAAATTCATAgtgctttaattttttttgtttctaaagcACCCTAATGAATtcctttctttaattttgttttcttttttccctAAAGATATGAGCCAATATAGCCTACCAAATCCTATTTTCTAGCTCAAGCCTCTTAATCCTTTGATCTTTCTCCCATTATCTATTTTCTTTGTTCCCTAAAAGACCTTTATAAATCCTTCACTTAATCCCTTCCctaccacttttttttttctatatttgacCCTTTTGTTTCCTTTTATGGAGGGATTGGAATTGAACAAACAAGTGATGATACAATTCAAATTACTTTGTTATGGACAACCATAAATGTCATTGTGTGGTGTTCATGCTCTTCATGTCTTTGACAAATTCCTCATTTTTTGAGTTGTTGTTGGGCATCCTTAATCATTTGTCCCACATCCTCATTTTCTGGTGTCTCCTTTATCAACACTTCACATTCTTGTACGCATGCTTCCCATTTTCCCATCTAGTATAtcacacataaaataatatacatcaaaatcttcaattatttcaatcaaagaaaaaaaaaatcaactaaatgCTATCATATACTAAATCTAACACtgcataaaaaataatctctacATAATTGATACAAATATATCTAATACCAGCATTATTAATACACCATATTCAGTAATGTTGTTAAAAGCCCTGTCAAACGATAATGTATAGAACCAATAGGCCAACTATTTTTTAGGGACGTAGCTACCATGGACATGTCATATCATGAttgtttaatattaaaaaagaaaaactaatgatACATAAAAATGATCCTTTCAGCGGATaattatgcccttcaactttgatTCTGCACAAGTAGTCATTtgaacttatataaaattgaacaagtagacacacaTATGACATAAATTTGTCATCTAGGGTGCCATGTAGGAcgaatgtgtctatttgtttaattttatacaagtttaagtgtctacttgtgcacatccaaagttaaAGGTCATAGTTGTCAGCTGATGCCAAATTTAGGGtcatatttatgtgttatgcCTTTATAATACATTGTTGGTTATGATAGAAAATGTAGCTAGAGGACATATAATATAACGTGTAAGACCGATTTCATATAGAATGTGATTATTATAGTGAAAAATTATTACAAAGATAACTGTTAAACTTAGTATCATAGCataaggaaaatgaaaagttacCTTAAAGTAACAATCAGCCTTCCTCAACCTAGCTTTGGTGAAAGATGGTCTAACATTAAGGGCAGTATTGCAATCCTCAAGTGCTTTCTCAAATTGGCCAAGTTTTGATCTGCAAGCTGCTCTGTTGCACAATAAAACTGAGTTGTGTGGATCATGCTCTAGTCCTTCACCATAAGCAACACTAGCATCTCCATATTTTCCACCTTTAAACAACTCATTTCCCTTTGTTCTAGCACTTGCTACTCCCCTTGTCCTCCTAACTATCATGTTCACTTCCTTGTTATTCCCATCTAGTTGCGATGCTCGTTGAGCCGCTGCTAGGGCATCGTCAATCCTATCATGTAGCAATCATAATAAGTTGATAGTAACAATGAAAATATAATGTGTTTAGTTGATTTATGGCATACATATTTATAGCATTCGTATGGCCGAGTTCAATTAGTTTGAAATAGGGACATAACTTATTGATTGTGTctgttattttgtattttatttaagatgaTATGACTGAATGAGTcacattattttgtattttattatcCATAGAAGGACTATTAATAAGCAATATCTTGAAAACCTTGTAAAAGGTTTTTAAACTACTCGTGTTAGCATGGATGTCAAGCATGAATATTGATTGAGGGTGAAATTGAACCTAACTACCAAATACATACTCAAGTACTCTTCTTTTTGGTTTCTCTTTTCTCCTACAAACATTTCTCCTTTTGAGTTGTTAGCTAAACCAAACACTTTATTTATTGACAATAATCTAATACCAATTAAGTCTTTACTTTCTGTCCTAATCTTGGTTATTGGCATCTTTAGGACCACAACTATGACCTAGATTGaatacaatttttaattaaatgttgAATAATTCAAAACATGAGAACTAACTAACCTGCCAGCAGCCATGTCAACTTGAGCTTGAATGACTAACAAGCCTGCGTTGCCAATAGGGCCAAAGAACTTTATACATTCATCGATATCAAAATTCGGACCATGCTTCAGAGTTTGATCTGCTTCATGGTATCTATGGAGCTTCACCAATGCCTCCGCTTTCAAAgcaaatatcttttttttgttatccataaaggaccaaaaaaaaaaaaaaagtttagctCATGACACTAGAGAAAAGAACAATTTGGTATGGTTTTTTAATGCGTAGATAGTTAACCTGTGGTGCAGAATCTGCACCAGCCGATATGGCGAGGGCAGATTCTTTAAGAAGAGTGTTCCAATCTCTTTGCCTCTTCGCTTCAGTACACTTGCTAAGATGCATTTGAATAGATTTAGACTTTGTCACAACATCAGGATCAGCTTCTGATGCAGCTAGTTTGTAATGGTACATAGCTTTCTCTGTATCTCCTAATCTAAACACGAAAACATTGGTCATTTCAacaattgtaataataatataatgaaattaacgacgaaatgatttatttttttgtcacaTTTACCTGACACATAGAGTGGCCAAACGATTATGAGCTCTTTGATAATGAGGATCAATTGATATAGCTTCTCTGCACTCAAAAACAGCTTCTAGAAGCCTTCCTAAAGCAGTCAAAGCAGCGGATTTGTTGCTTCGATAAGAAGCCTTATTTGGATCAATTGAAATTGCAGCATCATACAAAGCTAAAGCCTCAGCAAATCTTCCATTCTTGTAATCTTCATTTCCAAGAATCTTCAATTGCTCAGGGTCCATTCTAGTGGATAAAGCGCGACAAAGGGAAACAGAGCCCCCTGTTTTCCCCTGTTCTTGATCACCCTTTTTCTTTACTACATTACCCATAACACTCGTCGGGTATTTCCCATTCTGAGATGGTTGTTGTTGTGGTTCTTCTTTAGCCGTTCTTGGT
This genomic window contains:
- the LOC101262205 gene encoding inactive TPR repeat-containing thioredoxin TTL3-like, encoding MGDERKTGCGLLNAVFGRKTMWTKRSTSTGSLPTPNSSNGNNLTRSSSTQNSKKHRNGSNEAFLDNEKQADRIIPRPNPNQSKVAANKGNVQGAAAAPVYNQQKTNGQGYNNQGRKVVPPSTGISGELENMIQDHQRSNGANTLVRASSSNVMLFGNLGNIRQQGGGNATTTSTANHVLDYLPRTAKEEPQQQPSQNGKYPTSVMGNVVKKKGDQEQGKTGGSVSLCRALSTRMDPEQLKILGNEDYKNGRFAEALALYDAAISIDPNKASYRSNKSAALTALGRLLEAVFECREAISIDPHYQRAHNRLATLCVRLGDTEKAMYHYKLAASEADPDVVTKSKSIQMHLSKCTEAKRQRDWNTLLKESALAISAGADSAPQIFALKAEALVKLHRYHEADQTLKHGPNFDIDECIKFFGPIGNAGLLVIQAQVDMAAGRIDDALAAAQRASQLDGNNKEVNMIVRRTRGVASARTKGNELFKGGKYGDASVAYGEGLEHDPHNSVLLCNRAACRSKLGQFEKALEDCNTALNVRPSFTKARLRKADCYFKMGKWEACVQECEVLIKETPENEDVGQMIKDAQQQLKK